Below is a window of Flavobacterium sp. CFS9 DNA.
TAACTTTTGATTAAAGTGATTTGGGAAATTTTCGTTGAATTAATAGTTAGGTAATTTCGTCCCACATTCAAAGCAATATTGAGCATGATCAAAATGCACCTGTGTATTACAATTTTTGCATGTTTTTTTGCTGCTTACGACACTGTTTTTTAGACTGCTTTTTGCGAATTCAGCTGTTACAATTCCAGTAGGAACAGCTATAATTCCGTAACCTAAAATCATAACAAAGGCTGCAATGAACTGACCAAGAGGAGTCTGTGGAGAAATGTCACCGTAACCTACTGTGGTTAAAGTAACAATGGTCCAATAAATACTCATAGGAATACTTGTAAAGCCGGATTCTTTACCCTCAACCAGATACATAATCGAACCGATTATTATGGTGCTGATCAATACGAAATAAATAAAAACAAGGATTTTCTCTTTACTGGCTTCGATGGCTTCCCGAAGTTGTATCGACTGATGTGAAATTTGCGGAATATGCAGTATTTTAAACAATCTAAAGAAACGCAAGGCTCTTATTATGGAAAGCACGCTTGCACCTGGGAAAAATATCGATAAATACATCGGCA
It encodes the following:
- a CDS encoding ion transporter, whose product is MKKIKSKYEIFREKVKIILYGTDTFFGKMFDLVLLGLILLSVILIMMETVQGINQKYHTQLIVFEWIITVFFTIEYILRIISIQKPIRYIFSFYGIIDLMAVLPMYLSIFFPGASVLSIIRALRFFRLFKILHIPQISHQSIQLREAIEASKEKILVFIYFVLISTIIIGSIMYLVEGKESGFTSIPMSIYWTIVTLTTVGYGDISPQTPLGQFIAAFVMILGYGIIAVPTGIVTAEFAKSSLKNSVVSSKKTCKNCNTQVHFDHAQYCFECGTKLPNY